The window GCATCGGGCGCAGCTACGGTAAGTGTACTAAAATCTTTAACCAGCACGGGTTTCCAGGTATCGGCGTTAAGATCAATATTAGCCGGTGCAAGTGCAGGGTATTGTTGAGTGCGGTCTACAATGTCTTTTTTACAGGATGCGCTGAATATAGCCACGCCTATAAACATTGATGGTATTATATAAAGTAATGATTTTTTCATCAGATTCTATTTTAATTATTAAAAATTATTTCTCTTTCCTGGTATTAAAAATATAGTAAATACCACCGTAGAAACTGCGCGACTGGCCCACGTTTCTGCCTTTCAATACATAGTTACCGCCTGCTGTAAGTTCTAACCCGGGTATCTTGGTAAATGTGTATTTAAGGATAAGGCCCGCAAGCTGCGAATTCATTTTATTACTTGGGAAAGGATTATCATTTTTCCTGATATCAAAGCCACCATGGGTATCAACCTGTGTAAAAGTAGCCTCGGCATTAAATTGAAGGCTCCGGAAACCGGCACTGATTAAGTAATTAGATACATCGGGCATTTGCACCTCGTTGGTGTAATGCATTTCGGTAGTATAATACGAGTTTCTGTCAATAGTGATATTGCTCCTGCGTACATACTGGTAGGCACCGGCCACAAAAAACTGGCTAACCTGGTAATTGAGTAAACCGCGTAAAGCAACATTTTTACTGTGCAAGCCGATGGATAATGGTAAAAAATCAGCCTCGTAATTACTTGCAGGTATGGAGCCTGAAAGGATAGCATGTAAACTCAAAGATCCTTTACCTATCTCATGTTTAACAGCCAGCCATTTTACATATGCACTTACATCCTGTAAATTATGTTCGCCGCGTAAAGTGCCCGCTGATGCATTGGTGCTGATATAAGGCAGCGCAACAGATACGTTGATTTTGTTTGAAAGGCCATAAACAAAGCCCAGCATATAAGCGTTCGAGCTTACGGTACCCAGGTTGGGCGCATCGCGTTTAAAAGTACCTTCCCAATAATGATCCCACTGGCTGTGTGTGTAAACACCTGCGGCGCAAACGTAGTTCTTGGGAATCATCAGCGCGTCGGCATCAGTTTGGGCTTGTACATGTTTAGTTAAAGTAAGGCAAACAGCCAAAACAATACAGCATCTGTAAAAATACAGCAATGAATGTTTCATTCGATTTAAGTAAGGAAATTCAATAAAAATTTAATAATAAACTAACTGATAGAAAATGATTTAAAGCACAACACAATGCGTTAAATATTAATTCAGCATAAAATCGGGAGCTTATAATATGGGTGTTATCAAGATATTGGTTTAAAGCCCTATACAGACTAAAAGAATATGGTAATAACGATAAATCAAACTGCTATTATCATATTGATAAAGAACAATTCAACATTATAATTTATAAGCTATAATTAGCAGGTAAAATTCGGCGGTTTGCCGGGAGATTCGATGTAAGGATCGTTAACATGGTAGGCTATAGGGCTTGCAACGGCTTTAAGCTGTGTTGAAAAGGCAATAAACTGATAGTCTATCACCTGGAAACTATAGTCATTTCCGGTACCCGACTTTTTAAGCGAATCGTGGCCTTTTTTGCTTAGCGGTACGTCATTAATCTCTTTGGCAATTACCAGATTGGCAGATACGAGGCGGGTTTTTACACTATTGGCGATACAAATGAACGACATGGTATCGGGCGACATTTTGTATCTTAAATAATTATAATAAACACCCTTTAATTGCAACTGGCCATTATCCCTAACATAATGATCCCATTTTTTTATACCAGGAAGGTGAACGGGAATTTTGATTTCAACAAGTTTGGTAGCGTCAATCTTATTTTCGTAGATTTCTTTTACTATTTGTACCTCAGATTGGTGTATGAAATACTGAAATACAAACTGGTATCCGCCCAAATTGAACAGATGCACATTAAGTAATAGTATTGCAATAAACCTTTTCACTTTTCCAGATTAACTATTAGGGTAATAATTACCGGTAAATATATTGTTACAATATTATTAAAACAAATAAATTTAAAAATTGTAAGCGGCAAGGTTTTAAACACACATTGATAAATAGATAGCGTAGTTTGTAATAATTACATATTACCACAAATCGCCCTCGTGAGTTGTAAATCCGTGAGATTTTAAATTCAGGATTGACAGGAAAATCTTCTCAATTATTACCTTACTACACCTCATAAGGATTAAATTTATGAAATGATAAACAAAAAACACTTTTCGGCATCGAATATCATATTTGTAGTGCTCATGATATTAGTTGTAATTACCTGGTTAAACCCCAGCGCCAAAGTTGAACTCATACGTGGGCTGATGGCGGTTGGAGCTTTTAAGCCAGACCCTGATGATTATGCCCGTAACCATAAAGAAACTGTAAGCCTTCCGAACTATAGCTACCGGGATGCATCCGGAAATATCATATCCATATCAGGATTGAAAGACAAGGTAGTATTTGTTAATTACTGGGCAACCTGGTGCCCACCCTGCCTTGCTGAAATACCATCAATAAATAAACTTTTCTCGAAGTTTAAAAATAACGCCAATATTGTTTTTTTAATGGTTGATACCGATAACGACTTGTTGAAGTCGGCTGCTTACCTCAAGAACAATCATTACAACCTGCCGTTGTATACATCGGTTAATACGTTTCCGGATGCTTTACTGGATGGTACCATACCAACAACACTAATATTTGGTAAAGACGGCAAGCTAAAATACAAACACACCGGCGCAGCCGATTACGACAGCGATAAATTTAACGAGTTTTTGGAGAAGGAAGCGAAATAGATTTGAGATGTTAGATATGAGATTTGAGACAGGACATGTTAAAAAATATGCTCGGTACTTTACCATGCAAAATGAAAATGTCCTACTAATGAAGCTAAATACCTATTTTAAAGTTTCATCTCATATCTAACATCTCAAATCTTTTTATTGTTAAAAAAACACTTATTAATTATTTTTTCTTTTCTTTACGACATAAACCTGTTATTCCATGAAAAGAAATTTGCTCTCATCACTTGGCGCTGCCGCCTTGTGTTTAATTTCGGTATCCGGCTACAGCCAAACCGGAACGCTCAGTATCAGTACCGATTCAAAAACAACCATCAGCAAGCACATTTACGGCCAATTTGCCGAGCATTTGGGCCACGGCATTTACGGTGGTTTTTGGGTTGATAAAACCCTGCCTGTTAAAAAACAGGACAGAATAAGGCTGGATGTGGTAGAGGCCCTAAAAAAGATAAAAATACCTAACCTGCGCTGGCCTGGCGGATGTTTTGCCGATGAATATCACTGGCGCGATGGCATTGGCCCTACAGCATTGCGCCCCCGCATGGTAAACACCAACTGGGGCGGTACAACCGAAGATAACAGCTTTGGTACGCACGAGTTTTTGGAACTATGCTCGCTGCTTAAATGCGAGCCTTATGTAGCTGGCAACGTTGGTAGCGGCACGGTTGAAGAAATGTCGAAATGGATTGAGTACCTTAACTCAAACAGTACCAGCACCGTGGTTAAAGAACGTATTAAAAACGGGCACCCTGCCCCATATAACGTTACTATTTGGGGTGTAGGCAACGAAAGCTGGGGTTGCGGCGGTAATATGACACCTGAGTATTATGCCGATTTGTTTAAACGCTACGCCGCATTTGCTAAAGACTACCCTGGCGCTAAACTTAAAAAAATTGCCAGCGGACCAAATTCTGACGATTATAATTGGACGGAAGTTTGTATGAAAAACATCCCCAACTGGTTAATGTCGGGTTTGTCATTGCACTATTATACAATACCTACCGGCAACTGGGGTAAAAAAGGATCGGCCACCGAATTTAGCGAGAAAGAATACTTTAACACCATGGTTAACTGCCTTAAAATGGAAGAGCTGGTTACCAAACACTCGGCCATTATGGATAAATATGACCCGGGAAAAAAAGTAGCATTAGTGGTTGACGAGTGGGGTGTTTGGACAGATGTAGAACCAGGTACCAACCCTGGCTTTTTATTCCAGCAAAACAGTCTGCGCGATGCATTAATTGCGGGAACAACACTTAATATTTTCAATAACCACAGTGATCGTGTACGCATGGCAGCTTTGGCGCAAACCGTTAACGTATTGCAATCACTTATTTTAACAGATAAGGAAAAAATAGTGCTTACCCCTACCTATCATATTTTTGATATGTACAAAGTGCACCAGGATGCCAAATACCTCCCTATTAAACTGGATGCACCAAACTACGAGGTTGACGGCAAAAAAATACAGGCTGTAAATGCATCAGCATCGCAAGACAGCACAGGAAAAGTGCATATATCATTGGTTAACCTTGATATGCATAACGCCATAACAATTACTACCGAATTAAAAGACGTAAAATGGAGCACCGTTAAAGGCCAGGTATTAACATCGGCCAATATTACCGACATTAACACTTTTGCAAACCCAAACAAGCTGCACCTGGTAAGCTTTACAGGCGCTAAAAAGGATGGCGATAAACTGGTGGTTACGCTACCCGCAAAATCGGTAGTGACGCTGGAGTTACAGCCCCTCTAAATCTCCCCTGAAGGGGAGACTTTAAAAAAACCTTTTGTTAATAGCAGTAAACCCTTCTTAAGCCCTCCCCTTCAGGGGAGGGTTTGGGTGGGGCTTATCCCCCAGATATCTTTCAACGCCCTCTTAGCCGCGTGATACCCGCACATCCCGTGTACCCCGCCACCCGGAGGCGTAGATGATGAGCAGATGTACAGCCCTTTGGCCGAGGTTTTATAAGGCGAGGCCCTTAACACCGGCCGCGTAAATAACTGGCCGATGTCTATCACACCACCGTTAATGTCGCCACCAATGTAGTTGGGATTATATTCCTCCAGCTGGG is drawn from Mucilaginibacter ginsenosidivorax and contains these coding sequences:
- a CDS encoding alpha-N-arabinofuranosidase — translated: MKRNLLSSLGAAALCLISVSGYSQTGTLSISTDSKTTISKHIYGQFAEHLGHGIYGGFWVDKTLPVKKQDRIRLDVVEALKKIKIPNLRWPGGCFADEYHWRDGIGPTALRPRMVNTNWGGTTEDNSFGTHEFLELCSLLKCEPYVAGNVGSGTVEEMSKWIEYLNSNSTSTVVKERIKNGHPAPYNVTIWGVGNESWGCGGNMTPEYYADLFKRYAAFAKDYPGAKLKKIASGPNSDDYNWTEVCMKNIPNWLMSGLSLHYYTIPTGNWGKKGSATEFSEKEYFNTMVNCLKMEELVTKHSAIMDKYDPGKKVALVVDEWGVWTDVEPGTNPGFLFQQNSLRDALIAGTTLNIFNNHSDRVRMAALAQTVNVLQSLILTDKEKIVLTPTYHIFDMYKVHQDAKYLPIKLDAPNYEVDGKKIQAVNASASQDSTGKVHISLVNLDMHNAITITTELKDVKWSTVKGQVLTSANITDINTFANPNKLHLVSFTGAKKDGDKLVVTLPAKSVVTLELQPL
- a CDS encoding TlpA family protein disulfide reductase, which encodes MINKKHFSASNIIFVVLMILVVITWLNPSAKVELIRGLMAVGAFKPDPDDYARNHKETVSLPNYSYRDASGNIISISGLKDKVVFVNYWATWCPPCLAEIPSINKLFSKFKNNANIVFLMVDTDNDLLKSAAYLKNNHYNLPLYTSVNTFPDALLDGTIPTTLIFGKDGKLKYKHTGAADYDSDKFNEFLEKEAK